One Gammaproteobacteria bacterium DNA segment encodes these proteins:
- the accD gene encoding acetyl-CoA carboxylase, carboxyltransferase subunit beta — MSWFQRLLPTRIRTEGGNKRNVPEGLWTKCASCDSVLYRAELERNMEVCPKCGFHMRIPARRRLDGFLDEDDRVELGADLAPVDMLKFRDSKRYKDRLSQAQKGTGEKDALVAMRGRVKGLSLVAVAFEFRFMGGSMGSVVGERFAIAADEALAREIPLVCFSASGGARMQEALFSLMQMAKTSAALAELSRNGIPYISVLTDPTMGGVSASLAMLGDINLAEPQALIGFAGPRVIEQTVRETLPDGFQRSEFLLDHGAVDMIVDRRDMRARIASVLAILTHQEAPVSQPATT, encoded by the coding sequence ATGAGCTGGTTCCAGCGCCTGCTACCCACCCGCATACGTACCGAGGGTGGCAACAAGCGCAATGTGCCCGAGGGGCTGTGGACCAAGTGCGCCTCCTGTGACTCCGTCCTCTACCGGGCGGAGCTGGAGCGCAACATGGAGGTCTGTCCCAAGTGCGGCTTCCACATGCGTATCCCGGCCCGGCGGCGCCTGGACGGTTTTCTGGACGAGGATGACCGGGTGGAGCTGGGGGCCGATCTCGCCCCCGTGGACATGCTCAAGTTCCGCGACAGCAAGCGCTACAAGGATCGCCTGTCCCAGGCCCAGAAGGGCACCGGCGAAAAGGATGCCCTGGTGGCCATGCGCGGCCGGGTCAAGGGGCTGTCCCTGGTGGCGGTGGCCTTCGAGTTTCGTTTCATGGGGGGCTCCATGGGCTCCGTGGTGGGGGAGCGCTTCGCCATCGCCGCGGACGAGGCCCTGGCCCGGGAGATCCCCCTGGTGTGCTTCTCGGCCAGCGGCGGGGCGCGCATGCAGGAGGCCTTGTTCTCCCTCATGCAGATGGCCAAGACCAGCGCCGCCCTGGCGGAGCTGTCCCGCAACGGCATCCCCTACATCTCCGTGCTGACGGACCCCACCATGGGCGGGGTATCGGCCAGCCTCGCCATGCTCGGGGACATCAACCTGGCCGAGCCCCAGGCCCTCATCGGCTTCGCGGGACCGCGGGTCATCGAACAGACGGTGCGCGAGACCCTGCCCGACGGCTTCCAGCGCAGCGAGTTCCTGCTCGACCACGGCGCCGTGGACATGATCGTGGACCGTCGGGACATGCGGGCCCGCATCGCCAGCGTGCTCGCCATCCTCACCCACCAGGAGGCGCCGGTGAGCCAGCCGGCCACCACCTGA
- the folC gene encoding bifunctional tetrahydrofolate synthase/dihydrofolate synthase, translating into MSQPIPLDLPAWLRLLEQRHPRSIELGLERCARVRDRLGWHRLPFALLIVSGTNGKGSAVALLEACVRAGGYRTGAYTSPHLQRYNERVRVDGEAVSDATLCAAFERVEAARGDTPLTYFETGTLGAMAVFLEAAPEVVILEVGLGGRLDAVNMFDGDGALMTSVDLDHRDWLGDDIAVIGREKAGVFRAARPAVCADPRAPATVAATAATVGARFILAGRDYRWARSGDTWRWAGDGLVLEGLPPPALPGDHQLRNAAGAIALLHALRGRVPLPTQAIHDGLSRVRLEGRLELRDGPVRWLYDVAHNPEAARALAAFLAGHRGDGRILAIFSMLADKDIAATVAAVAALVDGWWLPQLDTPRAAPVTEILARVADGCPGVPVAAFESPRAALEDLGHQLREGDTVVVFGSFITVAEVKRLESSTATPETPSHG; encoded by the coding sequence GTGAGCCAACCCATACCCCTCGACCTGCCGGCCTGGCTGCGCCTGCTGGAACAGCGCCATCCCCGCTCCATCGAGCTGGGCCTCGAGCGCTGCGCCCGGGTGCGGGACCGCCTGGGCTGGCACCGTCTGCCCTTCGCGCTCCTGATCGTATCGGGCACCAACGGCAAGGGCTCGGCGGTGGCCCTGCTGGAGGCCTGCGTGCGCGCCGGGGGCTACCGCACCGGCGCCTATACCTCGCCCCATCTGCAGCGCTACAACGAGCGTGTGCGGGTGGACGGCGAGGCGGTGAGTGACGCCACTCTGTGTGCCGCCTTCGAGCGGGTGGAGGCGGCCCGCGGGGACACGCCCCTGACCTACTTCGAGACTGGCACCCTGGGCGCCATGGCGGTGTTCCTGGAGGCGGCCCCCGAGGTTGTGATCCTGGAGGTGGGCCTGGGCGGGCGCCTGGACGCGGTGAACATGTTCGATGGCGACGGTGCCCTCATGACCTCCGTGGATCTGGACCACCGGGACTGGCTGGGGGACGACATCGCCGTCATCGGCCGCGAGAAGGCGGGGGTCTTCCGCGCCGCCCGTCCGGCGGTATGCGCGGACCCCCGGGCCCCGGCCACCGTCGCCGCCACCGCCGCCACCGTCGGGGCGCGTTTTATCCTCGCCGGCCGGGACTACCGCTGGGCGCGCAGCGGTGATACCTGGCGGTGGGCGGGTGATGGTCTGGTCCTGGAGGGCCTGCCGCCGCCGGCCCTGCCCGGGGACCACCAGCTGCGCAACGCCGCCGGCGCCATCGCCCTACTGCACGCCTTGCGGGGGCGTGTGCCCCTGCCCACCCAGGCCATTCATGACGGCCTGTCGCGGGTCCGCTTGGAGGGGCGCCTGGAACTTCGGGACGGGCCCGTGCGCTGGCTCTACGACGTGGCCCACAATCCCGAGGCGGCCCGGGCCCTGGCGGCCTTCCTCGCCGGCCACCGCGGTGACGGGCGCATCCTCGCCATCTTCTCCATGCTGGCGGACAAGGACATCGCGGCCACCGTAGCCGCCGTCGCCGCCCTCGTGGATGGCTGGTGGCTGCCTCAGCTCGACACCCCGCGGGCCGCTCCCGTCACGGAGATCCTGGCCCGGGTGGCAGACGGCTGTCCCGGGGTGCCGGTGGCCGCCTTCGAGTCCCCGCGGGCGGCCCTGGAGGACCTGGGGCACCAGCTGCGGGAGGGGGATACGGTGGTGGTGTTCGGTTCCTTCATCACGGTGGCCGAGGTCAAGCGGCTTGAATCTTCGACGGCCACACCGGAAACTCCGAGCCATGGATGA
- a CDS encoding SPOR domain-containing protein codes for MDERLKQRLVGAAVISVVLVVFVPLILDDRSADPTPPTAESIPDWPDDERFQSRILPLDEETRDELAAGPPVASEKAAPAPDVEPPPPSSPEPKPEPRSEPEPRPTLAPEAPSPEVPSLPAVKEGVDTPKAWSIQLGSFADRANALGLRDTLRSQGFTAFDRKVVVDGREMTRVFVGPELLRSNAQEKLERLEKAFELKGRVVRHPQG; via the coding sequence ATGGATGAACGGTTGAAACAGCGGTTGGTGGGGGCCGCCGTGATCAGCGTGGTGCTGGTGGTGTTCGTGCCCCTGATCCTGGACGACAGATCCGCCGATCCCACTCCACCCACCGCCGAGTCCATTCCCGATTGGCCGGATGACGAGCGCTTCCAGTCACGTATCCTGCCCCTCGACGAGGAGACTCGGGACGAGTTGGCCGCAGGGCCGCCGGTCGCCTCTGAAAAGGCCGCCCCGGCCCCGGATGTGGAGCCCCCTCCGCCGTCTTCCCCGGAACCGAAGCCCGAGCCGCGGTCCGAGCCGGAGCCAAGGCCGACGCTGGCACCCGAAGCGCCGTCCCCCGAAGTGCCGTCCCTGCCTGCGGTGAAAGAGGGGGTCGACACCCCCAAGGCGTGGTCCATACAACTCGGCAGCTTCGCGGACCGTGCCAACGCCCTCGGCCTGCGGGATACCCTGCGCAGTCAGGGCTTCACGGCCTTCGATCGCAAGGTCGTGGTGGATGGGCGGGAGATGACGCGGGTCTTCGTGGGCCCCGAGTTGCTGCGTTCCAACGCCCAAGAGAAGCTCGAGCGCCTGGAGAAGGCCTTCGAGCTGAAGGGCCGGGTGGTGCGCCATCCCCAGGGATGA